GCCAGGAAAAGGCACAAACAGCGCTGGAACTGGTTGGTCTTAAAAACTGGGGCGATAAAATGCCCGATGAGCTGAGTGGCGGTATGCAGCAGCGTGTCGGCCTGGCACGGGCACTGGCAAATGACCCTGAAGTTCTCCTGATGGATGAAGCATTCAGCGCATTGGACCCTCTCATTCGCCGTGACATGCAAGATGAGCTGCTGGAGCTTCAAGATAAAATGAAGAAAACGATTGTCTTTATCACCCATGATCTGGATGAAGCGCTGCGGATTGGTGACCGGATTGCATTGATGCGGGACGGAGTGGTCGTACAAATTGGTACACCGGAAGAAATTATGATCCAACCAGCTAACTCTTATGTAGCCCGCTTCGTCGAGGATGTGGATCTGTCCAAAGTGTTGACGGCTGCTCATGTCATGCTTCGTCCAGAAACCATCACTATGGACCGCGGTCCACGTGTAGCTCTGGAATTGATGCGGGAGCGTGGAATTTCCAATCTATTCGTCATTGACCGCACCAAAAAGCTACTGGGTGTTATTAATGCCGAGGATGCTGTCCATGCACTGCGCAACAATTTGAAGATTGAAGATATTTTGATCACGGACGGACCGCAGGTTCCTGCTGAAACTGTTATTAATGATTTGTTTGAAATTACAAGCTCGTCCAAGGTGCCACTGGCTGTCGTCGATGACAAGCAGAAATTGCTGGGCGTTATCGTCCGTGGAGCTTTATTGGGTGCACTAAGTGGAGATGTACCTACTACAAAGGAGGTGAATGCCCATGATACCGAAACTACCAATCGCTGAGTGGATTCAATCCATTGTAGACTGGATGGGTATTCATCTGGCTGGATTGTTTAATGTTATTTCTTCGGTAATTGAAGCGGTAGTAGGCTTTTTCTCTGGCTTGTTCATGCTTCCGCACCCTCTGGTGTTCATCGTGATCATCGGGATTATCGCCTTTATGATCGGGCGGGTGCAGCTTACACTGTTCACTGTCATCGGCTTCCTGCTGATTGATAATCTCGGCTATTGGAGTGAAACGATGAACACGCTCGGACTGGTCATCACGTCTGCGCTTGTATCCATTGTTATCGGGATTCCGATCGGAATCTGGTGTGCATACAGTAAATCAGCATCACGCATTATCACGCCTTTACTTGATTTTATGCAGACGATGCCAGCGTTCGTGTACTTGCTCCCGGCGGTTACCTTTTTCAGCTTGGGTGTTGTACCAGGTGTTATCGCCTCTGTAATCTTTGCGATTCCCCCAACCATTCGCATGACCAACCTGGGGATTATGCAAGTATCGGATGAGCTGATTGAAGCCTCTGATGCTTTTGGTTCAACATCGGCGCAAAAGCTGTTTAAAGTACAGCTGCCACTGGCATTGCCTACCTTAATGGCTGGTATTAATCAGACGATTATGCTGTCACTGTCCATGGTTGTTATTGCTTCCATGATCGGTGCGGAAGGTATCGGTGCGGTTGTGTATCGTGCTGTGACCCAACTGCAAATTGGTAAAGGCTTTGAAGCCGGCTTGGCTGTGGTCGTTCTGGCTATTGTACTTGACCGCTTTACACAAAACCTGTTCAAACCGACGAAAAGAAGCAAAAGTCGTGTATCCAGCAAGCAAAAAGTATGGATCACCTCTGCAGTTACAGCGGTTATTCTGATCGCTGGCGCATCTCAATATTTTGTTGGAACAGATCATTCCGCTGCTGGTAAAGGTAGTGCTGCTGCCAATCCGATTGGCGCAGAGGTTGATTATAAAATTATTGGTATTGATGCCGGGGCAGGCATTATGAAGTCGACGGCTAAAGCAATTCAAGACTACAATTTGTCTGATTGGAAGCTAGTCGAGGGTTCCGGTGCAGCCATGACGGCCACATTGGACAAAGCCATCAAAGCGAAAAAACCGATCATTATTACCGGTTGGACTCCTCACTGGATGTTCAACAAGTATGATCTCAAATATTTGGAAGACCCTAAAAAGTCTTATGGTGAAGCCGAGGGTATTCATACGATTGCCCGCAAAGGTTTGCAGCAGGACGCTCCTACTGCTTATGAGTTTCTAAAACGTTTCAAATGGACTGCTGAAGATATGGGTGAAATGATGGTTGCTATCCAAGAAGGGACCAGCCCTGAGCAAGCTGCCAAGGATTGGGCAGAGAAACATGCCGACAAGGTTCAGGAATGGACTCAAGGACTGCAACCTGTCAATGGCGACACCTTTAAGCTAAGCTATGTAGCTTGGGATTCGGAAATTGCGAGTACGAATTTGCTGAAATATATTATGGAAAACAAACTGGGTTACAAAGTAACCGCACTGCAAGTTGAAGCAGGTCCTATGTGGACAGGTGTCGCTAGTGGCGATGTAGATGCCTCACCGGCTGCATGGCTGCCGTTAACGCATGCGGATTACTGGGCTAAATACAAAGATAAACTCGACGACCTAGGTGCAAATATGACTGGTGTTAAAACCGGGTTGGTCGTTCCAGCTTACATGAATGTTAAATCAATTACTGAATTGCAGGGGAACGGAGCCGAAGCGGCTCCAGCCTCCGCCGCTACTGGGGACTTTGGCAAGGAGGTCGGCTACCGCATTGTCGGTACCGACCCTGGTGCCGGACTGATGAAGCTGACTGCTAAAGCTATCAGTGACTATGGATTGTCCGACTGGAAACTGCTTGAAAGCTCTGGAGCTGCAATGACCGCTACACTGGATAAAGCTATCAAAGCCAAGCAGCCTATCGTTGTAACCGGTTGGACTCCTCACTGGATGTTTAACAAGTATGATTTGAAATACTTAAAAGATCCTAAAAAGGCTTATGGTGATAAAGAAGAAATTCATACCATTGCCCGCAAAGGGTTGAAACAGGATGCTCCTGTGGCTTATGAATTTCTAAGCCGTTTCAAGTGGACTGCTGAAGATATGGGTGAAGTGATGATCGCAATTCAAGATGGTACTCCCCCACAGCAGGCTGCCAAGAACTGGGCTGATAAGCATCCTGATAAAGTACAGGAATGGATCAAGGGTTTGCAGCCCGTCAACGGCGATCCTCTGAAGCTGAGCTACGCTGCTTGGGATTCGGAAATTGCCAGTACGAACGTATTGAAATATGTATTAGAACAAAAATTGGGCTATAAAGTAACCGCGCTGCAAGTGGAAATCGGCCCAATGTGGACAGGCGTGGCTGGCGGAAGTGTAGATGCTACCGCAGCCGCCTGGCTTCCATTGACGCATGCTGATTATTGGGCTCAATACAAGGATAAAGTAGATGACATCGGAACCAGCATGACTGGCGTTATGTCCGGACTTGTCGTTCCATCCTATGTACCCATTGATTCTATTGAGGATCTCAAAACGCAATAATACTTCTTCCAATTTTAATTGCTACTAATAAGTAGAAGGCAGATCAGGACTACTCCCGATCTGCCTTTTTGATATCCAAATTTAAAATTGCTCTCAGCCTTTGATTGTGAACCCTTCTTGAGCGGGCACATCGGCATGCTGTGCTGTCGTCTGATGTTGTCTAAAGAATAACGGATAGATCACGAAGGCCACCAGCAGACTCACACAACCAATGACGCCCAGAGCAATCAAATCCTTAAAGATGTATGTGATATCCAGACCCTTGAGCGTAATGTTCCGTACTGCGTCCAAATAATACGTCAGCGGCAATATTTCAGCAAGCCCTCGCAAGAAGCCGGGCATTGCTTCTAATGGCCACGTATAACCTGACAGCATAAAGGAAGGAACAGCAATGAGCATCAGAGTTTGTGTTGCATCCACTCTGGTCTTGGAAAAGAGACTGAACAGGAACCCTAATCCACACAAAGCAAAGTTAAAGACCAGCGAAACCAAAATCAATGGCAGTACCTGTCCCCTAAACGGAATATCGAAGCATAAAGCGCTAATACTGAATACAGTCAGCACATTAAAAGCTCCCGCCGCATAATAGGGTGCTAGCTTGGCAATAGCCAAGCGCCAAGGGGTGTTTTTCCATGCGCCAAATCTTCCCCAAGTCCCAGCTTCCTTATCACGCGTGCAAGACAACGCAATACCTAGCAGCAGACACTGCTGGAGAGCCGCAGAAATAACCCCCAACGGCATGAAAAGCTTATAATCATATACCGGGTTAAATAGCACTCTGGATCGGAACGGGATGGTAGTCAGCGTCGAGGCGGCCTGATCGGCGTTCATTCCCTTTTGCTTCATGGAATTGAGCGATACTCCGGCACTCACGCTACTAATGACCTGATTGGCAATCCGACTGGCACTATTGGAATACATCATATTACTGCCGTCAATCAGCGTAAGCACAGGTGGATTTTCCCCATGCTTAAGCCGAGTGGTAAAGTTATCTGGAATGACAATTCCGACCTTGGCTTCCCCAGTCTCTACTTGGCGGACTACATCATCCTGATTGGTCACTTGCCGTGTAACGGCAAATGAATCAGTCGCGTCGAACGCCTGAATGATTTGGCGACTAAGCTGCGAATTATCTCCGTCATACACCGTAACAGGCATCTCGGTAATCCGCTGATGCGAATACAGGAAGCCGAACAGTATCGTATACACAATTGGCGTAATCAGCAGAATAGCCATAAAGCGGCGGTCCCGGAAGATACTCAGCCATTCCTCGCGAAACACATCGCGGATACGAAGTCTTTCCTGTGAACCCTGCATATTACTGCGCCCCTTTGCCTGTAAACAGAACCGTGGAGCCTGTTGGAACGGAAGCCGCAAGATCCGGTAATGCTACCTTCACACCAAAGGAACGGACATCCTTATCACCTGAGCTTTGGCTCGGTTTTTGAATGGCAAAGTCCGCAGCCGATTCTAACAGAATGACTTTGCCCTTCAGCTCCTTACCGCCTGACAGTAATTTAACTTGAACTGTATCCCCTGCTTGAAGACCGTTCAGAGACGTTTCTGGTACATAGAATTTAGCCCAACGCTGTGTGGATGTTTCAATTGTATAGACAGGAAATCCTGCGCTAGCCATCTCACCCAAGCTAAGCGACTTGGATTTTACGATC
This window of the Paenibacillus polymyxa genome carries:
- a CDS encoding ABC transporter permease; this encodes MQGSQERLRIRDVFREEWLSIFRDRRFMAILLITPIVYTILFGFLYSHQRITEMPVTVYDGDNSQLSRQIIQAFDATDSFAVTRQVTNQDDVVRQVETGEAKVGIVIPDNFTTRLKHGENPPVLTLIDGSNMMYSNSASRIANQVISSVSAGVSLNSMKQKGMNADQAASTLTTIPFRSRVLFNPVYDYKLFMPLGVISAALQQCLLLGIALSCTRDKEAGTWGRFGAWKNTPWRLAIAKLAPYYAAGAFNVLTVFSISALCFDIPFRGQVLPLILVSLVFNFALCGLGFLFSLFSKTRVDATQTLMLIAVPSFMLSGYTWPLEAMPGFLRGLAEILPLTYYLDAVRNITLKGLDITYIFKDLIALGVIGCVSLLVAFVIYPLFFRQHQTTAQHADVPAQEGFTIKG
- a CDS encoding quaternary amine ABC transporter ATP-binding protein, encoding MTILEVKNVSKLFGPHAEQGVPLLEQGWGKEKLAKEKQITVGVNKANMQIKQGEIFVIMGLSGSGKSTLVRMLNRLIEPTSGEILVHGKDLRKMNKEQLREVRRKTISMVFQKFALFPHRTVLENVEYGLEIQKVDKAQRQEKAQTALELVGLKNWGDKMPDELSGGMQQRVGLARALANDPEVLLMDEAFSALDPLIRRDMQDELLELQDKMKKTIVFITHDLDEALRIGDRIALMRDGVVVQIGTPEEIMIQPANSYVARFVEDVDLSKVLTAAHVMLRPETITMDRGPRVALELMRERGISNLFVIDRTKKLLGVINAEDAVHALRNNLKIEDILITDGPQVPAETVINDLFEITSSSKVPLAVVDDKQKLLGVIVRGALLGALSGDVPTTKEVNAHDTETTNR
- a CDS encoding glycine betaine ABC transporter substrate-binding protein; protein product: MIPKLPIAEWIQSIVDWMGIHLAGLFNVISSVIEAVVGFFSGLFMLPHPLVFIVIIGIIAFMIGRVQLTLFTVIGFLLIDNLGYWSETMNTLGLVITSALVSIVIGIPIGIWCAYSKSASRIITPLLDFMQTMPAFVYLLPAVTFFSLGVVPGVIASVIFAIPPTIRMTNLGIMQVSDELIEASDAFGSTSAQKLFKVQLPLALPTLMAGINQTIMLSLSMVVIASMIGAEGIGAVVYRAVTQLQIGKGFEAGLAVVVLAIVLDRFTQNLFKPTKRSKSRVSSKQKVWITSAVTAVILIAGASQYFVGTDHSAAGKGSAAANPIGAEVDYKIIGIDAGAGIMKSTAKAIQDYNLSDWKLVEGSGAAMTATLDKAIKAKKPIIITGWTPHWMFNKYDLKYLEDPKKSYGEAEGIHTIARKGLQQDAPTAYEFLKRFKWTAEDMGEMMVAIQEGTSPEQAAKDWAEKHADKVQEWTQGLQPVNGDTFKLSYVAWDSEIASTNLLKYIMENKLGYKVTALQVEAGPMWTGVASGDVDASPAAWLPLTHADYWAKYKDKLDDLGANMTGVKTGLVVPAYMNVKSITELQGNGAEAAPASAATGDFGKEVGYRIVGTDPGAGLMKLTAKAISDYGLSDWKLLESSGAAMTATLDKAIKAKQPIVVTGWTPHWMFNKYDLKYLKDPKKAYGDKEEIHTIARKGLKQDAPVAYEFLSRFKWTAEDMGEVMIAIQDGTPPQQAAKNWADKHPDKVQEWIKGLQPVNGDPLKLSYAAWDSEIASTNVLKYVLEQKLGYKVTALQVEIGPMWTGVAGGSVDATAAAWLPLTHADYWAQYKDKVDDIGTSMTGVMSGLVVPSYVPIDSIEDLKTQ